One window of Paenibacillus sp. FSL K6-3182 genomic DNA carries:
- a CDS encoding alpha/beta hydrolase codes for MQTLYTVKYFNVKIDSDDNVDLSSILAIDEIAYKNRKRLKKKEAVMIKIYKSESGKEQVLRSYNALLELWPTEFEELDINTKYGVTHCLISGHKSNPPLLLLHGVGDNSAVMWMLNIKELSNHFYCIAVDTMGGPGKSVPNENFQKKTFDQVDWINEIVDQMGLDQFHIAGVSNGAYMAFNYTVNEASRVNKVVCMEGGMVTTPIKTMVSTLMMMMPEILIPTRNNMLKIIKKLSSPQSRVYEQHPELADHLVLAMKNHNQQAMFAHKLQKYDQASAAAIKDKLYFLMGEYKLSHKKDFLQVLNAGQFRYKIIPHAGHGVNHEQPDAVHNELIPFLLH; via the coding sequence TTGCAAACGTTATATACAGTTAAGTATTTTAATGTAAAAATTGATAGTGACGATAATGTAGATTTAAGCAGCATTCTTGCGATAGATGAGATTGCTTATAAGAACCGTAAACGTTTGAAGAAGAAGGAGGCTGTCATGATAAAAATATATAAGAGTGAATCAGGAAAAGAACAGGTTCTGCGTTCCTATAATGCGCTTCTGGAGCTGTGGCCAACGGAATTTGAGGAGCTGGACATTAACACCAAATACGGCGTCACGCATTGTCTTATTTCTGGTCATAAATCGAATCCGCCGCTGCTGCTGCTTCACGGCGTTGGAGATAATTCGGCGGTGATGTGGATGCTAAACATAAAGGAATTATCCAACCATTTTTATTGCATTGCAGTAGATACGATGGGTGGACCAGGAAAAAGTGTGCCTAACGAAAACTTTCAGAAAAAGACGTTTGATCAGGTGGATTGGATCAATGAAATCGTTGATCAAATGGGATTGGATCAATTTCATATCGCTGGTGTGTCGAATGGAGCTTATATGGCTTTTAATTATACGGTTAACGAGGCAAGTAGAGTGAACAAAGTCGTTTGCATGGAGGGAGGTATGGTTACAACACCAATTAAAACGATGGTGAGCACCTTAATGATGATGATGCCGGAAATACTGATTCCAACCCGCAATAATATGCTAAAAATTATAAAAAAGCTAAGTTCGCCCCAATCCCGCGTTTATGAACAGCACCCCGAATTAGCGGATCATCTTGTGCTTGCTATGAAAAATCATAATCAACAAGCGATGTTTGCACATAAGCTGCAGAAATATGATCAAGCGTCAGCAGCTGCGATAAAGGATAAGCTGTATTTTCTGATGGGTGAGTACAAGCTATCCCATAAGAAGGATTTTTTGCAGGTATTAAACGCAGGACAATTTCGTTACAAAATAATCCCTCATGCAGGACACGGCGTTAATCATGAACAGCCTGATGCTGTACATAATGAACTAATCCCATTTTTACTTCATTGA
- a CDS encoding MarR family transcriptional regulator, with protein MNQQSEQSQLDLRLFRIWFKASKAVGDNVRKDIESHGISQEHFMILELLYSKGPHPIQKISEKFCIPSGSITYVVDKLEKKGYVRREPSATDRRGSNVILTEAGQTLFDDIFPKHADVITRNLSSVSNEDKEKLIELLKTIGINAEQLSK; from the coding sequence ATGAATCAACAAAGTGAACAGAGCCAGCTTGATCTTCGGTTATTTCGTATATGGTTCAAAGCGTCTAAGGCAGTTGGCGACAATGTGCGCAAGGATATAGAAAGCCATGGCATTAGTCAGGAACATTTTATGATATTGGAGCTTTTGTATAGCAAGGGGCCTCATCCGATACAGAAAATAAGTGAAAAGTTCTGCATTCCAAGCGGCAGCATTACCTATGTTGTTGATAAGCTTGAGAAAAAAGGATATGTGAGGCGAGAGCCAAGCGCTACAGACCGTAGAGGCTCAAATGTCATTCTTACCGAAGCGGGGCAAACACTGTTTGATGATATTTTTCCGAAGCATGCGGATGTCATTACACGCAATTTGAGTTCTGTAAGCAACGAGGATAAAGAGAAGCTTATTGAGCTATTAAAAACGATCGGCATTAATGCAGAACAATTGAGCAAATAA